The following coding sequences lie in one Eleginops maclovinus isolate JMC-PN-2008 ecotype Puerto Natales chromosome 21, JC_Emac_rtc_rv5, whole genome shotgun sequence genomic window:
- the LOC134883778 gene encoding cytochrome P450 2F2-like: MFVYLILPWICIFFFILFLKFRRPKNFPPGPTPLPILGNLLNLSAHDPMRDLERLSKSYGNVYSLFLGPKPVVVINGVQALKEAMLTKGDDFAGRPQDIYATHLTANGLVLADYGPTWKEQRHFAVTALWNFGLGTGSMEQKILRELHFTLETLERVTVCSTMNPKFLFPNVASNIISLIVFGERYDCEDRFFKEVLRCFRENSKLTNGPWAILYDSTPIIRNLPLPFMKGFKNMETLKKLVTGVITEHRETIVPGQPRDILDSYLDELDKSDSKDSSFNEDRLVMFILDLLFAGTDTSANTMLSGFLYLTTFPQIQEQCQQEIDQVLGNKDHASYDDRHNMPYTLALIHEMQRKANTVPFSVYHVATKDTQLMGYSLPKGTIVIPNMKSVLNEEGQWKFPHEFNPENFLNDEGEFVKPEAFMPFCAGPRMCPGERLAQMKLFLITVTLLRKFKFIWPEDAGEPDYSPVMGVTLSPQPYRMKIQLRTTQ; encoded by the exons atgtttgtttatttaatcctACCAtggatttgtattttcttctttattctcTTTCTCAAATTTCGGAGACCAAAGAATTTTCCTCCAGGTCCTACTCCACTACCGATACTGGGTAACCTGTTGAACCTCAGCGCGCATGACCCCATGAGAGACTTGGAAAGG CTGAGTAAGTCCTATGGAAACGTCTACAGTCTCTTCCTCGGCCCCAAACCCGTTGTAGTCATCAATGGGGTGCAGGCCCTGAAGGAGGCGATGCTGACCAAAGGTGATGATTTTGCTGGAAGGCCCCAAGACATTTATGCCACTCACCTCACCGCGAACG GACTGGTTCTGGCGGACTACGGCCCGACTTGGAAGGAGCAGCGTCACTTTGCTGTGACGGCGTTGTGGAATTTTGGCCTTGGGACAGGGTCGATGGAGCAAAAGATTCTCCGAGAGCTTCACTTCACATTGGAAACACTGGAAAGAGTGACGGTAT GTTCAACGATGAATCCTAAATTTCTGTTTCCTAATGTGGCCTCCAACATCATCAGCCTAATTGTGTTTGGTGAACGCTATGACTGTGAAGACCGCTTCTTCAAAGAGGTTCTTCGGTGCTTCAGAGAAAACTCCAAGTTAACTAATGGACCCTGGGCTATT CTCTATGACTCCACACCCATTATTAGAAACCTGCCGTTGCCATTCATGAAGGGGTTTAAGAACATGGAG aCTCTTAAGAAGCTTGTAACTGGTGTGATCACGGAGCACAGAGAGACCATCGTCCCCGGGCAACCGCGAGACATCCTGGACAGCTATCTGGATGAACTGGATAAG AGTGACAGTAAAGACTCCTCTTTCAATGAGGACCGACTTGTCATGTTTATTCTTGACCTCCTATTTGCTGGGACTGACACCTCAGCCAACACCATGCTCTCTGGCTTCCTCTATCTCACGACTTTTCCACAGATCCAAG AGCAATGTCAGCAGGAGATAGACCAAGTGTTGGGAAACAAGGATCATGCAAGTTACGACGACAGACACAACATGCCGTACACGCTG GCTTTGATCCatgaaatgcaaagaaaagCCAACACGGTGCCTTTCAGTGTCTACCACGTTGCAACAAAGGACACACAACTCATGGGATATTCCTTACCCAAG GGTACGATTGTTATCCCAAACATGAAGTCAGTACTGAACGAGGAAGGACAGTGGAAATTTCCTCATGAATTCAACCCTGAAAACTTCCTAAACGACGAGGGAGAGTTTGTCAAGCCGGAGGCCTTCATGCCTTTCTGTGCAG GTCCTCGCATGTGTCCTGGCGAGCGTCTGGCTCAGATGAAGCTCTTCCTCATCACTGTGACTCTGCTGAGGAAGTTCAAATTCATCTGGCCCGAAGATGCAGGAGAACCAGACTACTCCCCTGTGATGGGAGTCACTCTGTCTCCTCAACCGTACCGCATGAAGATCCAACTCAGAACCACGCAGTAA
- the fzd8a gene encoding frizzled-8a — translation MDLFGIYLLLSLALLPRSSCTTAKEITCQEIAVPLCKGIGYNYTYMPNQFNHDTQDEAGLEVHQFWPLVEIQCSPDLKFFLCSMYTPICLEDYKKPLPPCRSVCERARAGCAPLMRQYGFPWPDRMKCDLLPMQGNPDTLCMDYNRTDSTTVSPVLSKPTNHPGKGYNPPKNKPSRPGASGKYKPPAAPCEPGCKCLEPMVPVNTDRHPLYNRVKTGQITNCAMPCHNPYFTHDERAFTAFWIGLWSVLCFVSTFATVATFLIDMERFKYPERPIIFLSACYMFVSVGYIVRLIAGHEKVACNREFDLEHIHYETTGPALCTVVFLLIYFFGMASSIWWVILSLTWFLAAGMKWGNEAIASYSQYFHLAAWLIPSMKSIAVLALSSVDGDSVAGICYVGNQNLDNLRGFVLAPLVIYLFIGTMFLLAGFVSLFRIRSVIKQGGTKTDKLEKLMIRIGIFTVLYTVPATIIVACYFYEQHNRQSWEITHNCSNCLLERDRRSPDYAVFMLKYFMCLLVGITSGVWIWSGKTLDSWRTFCTRCCWGSKGTSGSMYSDVSTGLTWRSGTASSVSCPKQMPLSQV, via the coding sequence ATGGATCTGTTTGGGATttacctgctcctctccctcgctctccTGCCCCGATCCAGCTGCACTACGGCCAAGGAGATTACCTGCCAGGAGATAGCCGTTCCCCTGTGCAAAGGGATCGGCTACAACTACACATACATGCCTAACCAGTTTAACCACGACACGCAGGACGAGGCTGGACTGGAGGTGCACCAGTTCTGGCCTCTGGTTGAGATCCAGTGTTCCCCGGACTTGAAGTTCTTCCTGTGCAGCATGTACACCCCGATCTGCCTGGAGGACTATAAAAAACCTCTCCCCCCGTGCCGGAGCGTGTGTGAGAGAGCCCGGGCTGGCTGTGCGCCTCTCATGAGGCAGTACGGTTTCCCCTGGCCGGACAGGATGAAGTGTGACCTGCTGCCGATGCAAGGCAACCCCGACACTCTGTGCATGGACTACAACAGAACTGACTCCACTACAGTGTCCCCTGTCCTCTCCAAACCCACCAACCACCCCGGTAAGGGTTACAATCCTCCTAAAAATAAGCCCAGCCGACCCGGCGCGTCTGGGAAATACAAGCCGCCTGCCGCCCCATGTGAGCCTGGGTGCAAGTGTTTGGAGCCCATGGTGCCTGTGAACACGGACCGTCACCCGCTGTACAACCGGGTCAAAACAGGTCAGATCACAAACTGTGCCATGCCGTGCCACAATCCCTACTTTACGCACGACGAGAGAGCATTCACCGCCTTTTGGATAGGACTTTGGTCCGTGTTGTGCTTCGTGTCAACTTTTGCCACAGTAGCCACTTTCCTCATCGACATGGAGAGGTTCAAATATCCAGAGAGACCCATCATCTTCCTCTCAGCCTGCTACATGTTCGTGTCAGTGGGCTACATTGTGAGACTGATCGCGGGACATGAGAAAGTGGCGTGTAACCGGGAATTTGACCTGGAGCACATCCACTATGAGACCACCGGCCCCGCGCTGTGCACCGTGGTCTTCCTGCTTATTTACTTTTTCGGCATGGCCAGCTCCATCTGGTGGGTCATCCTGTCTCTGACCTGGTTCCTCGCGGCCGGGATGAAGTGGGGCAACGAGGCGATCGCCAGTTACTCACAGTACTTCCACTTGGCCGCCTGGCTCATCCCCAGCATGAAGTCCATTGCGGTGTTGGCGCTGAGTTCCGTAGATGGAGACTCCGTGGCTGGCATCTGCTACGTGGGGAACCAGAACTTGGACAACTTGCGGGGCTTCGTTCTAGCCCCTttggtgatttatttattcataggCACTATGTTCCTCCTGGCCGGATTTGTTTCTCTGTTCAGGATCCGCAGCGTCATCAAACAGGGTGGCACCAAAACAGACAAACTAGAAAAGCTGATGATAAGAATTGGCATCTTCACTGTGCTATACACGGTGCCAGCCACTATCATAGTAGCCTGTTACTTTTATGAGCAGCACAACAGGCAGAGCTGGGAGATAACACACAACTGCTCCAACTGTTTACTAGAGAGGGACCGCAGGAGCCCGGACTATGCCGTTTTTATGTTGAAGTACTTTATGTGCCTTTTAGTGGGCATCACGTCCGGGGTGTGGATTTGGTCTGGGAAAACTTTGGACTCTTGGAGGACTTTTTGCACCAGGTGCTGCTGGGGCAGTAAAGGCACCAGCGGCTCCATGTACAGTGACGTGAGCACAGGACTAACGTGGAGGTCAGGCACGGCCAGCTCTGTGTCTTGCCCCAAGCAGATGCCATTGTCCCAGGTTTGA